A DNA window from Ornithobacterium rhinotracheale DSM 15997 contains the following coding sequences:
- a CDS encoding NUDIX hydrolase, which yields MAELFKYCLNCGSENHEFINSHRFECKDCDFVYYHNMAAAVMVIIERNGKYLFTVRNNEPAKGKLDFPGGFVDPGETAAEAVVRELKEELDLDLNIGDLQLIDTEANDYLFKNIPYRTLDVIFKIVLDHDVVLKKEDSEIQDVMWLSEDEIDLDKIGFRSMRKVVEKHVLK from the coding sequence ATGGCAGAATTATTTAAATATTGTCTCAATTGTGGTTCCGAGAATCATGAATTTATCAATTCTCACCGTTTCGAGTGTAAGGATTGTGATTTTGTTTATTATCACAATATGGCAGCGGCTGTAATGGTGATTATTGAGCGAAACGGAAAATATCTTTTTACCGTAAGAAATAACGAACCTGCTAAGGGGAAATTGGATTTTCCAGGTGGTTTTGTAGATCCAGGGGAGACCGCGGCAGAGGCGGTAGTGCGCGAGCTAAAAGAGGAATTGGATTTAGATTTAAATATTGGTGATTTGCAATTGATCGACACGGAGGCAAATGATTATTTGTTTAAAAATATTCCTTATCGCACACTTGATGTCATTTTTAAAATTGTGCTCGACCACGATGTGGTGCTCAAAAAAGAAGATTCAGAAATTCAAGATGTGATGTGGCTAAGCGAAGATGAAATAGATTTAGATAAAATCGGATTTCGCTCAATGCGAAAAGTAGTCGAAAAACATGTTTTGAAATAA
- a CDS encoding M48 family metallopeptidase, protein MKKTAFGLVIMFLMLIAACTQNPITGKSNFLLVSNESLIPMALQQYQQVLKTQKLSTNKKQTAMVKTVGKNIQGAVERYLKAQNKLDFLNGYQWEYNLIEDNQLNAWCMPGGKVAFYTGIMPVCQNDNGVAVVMGHEITHALAQHSAQRATQALIAQGLQVAGNMAINDNRYRNVFNSLYPVGAQVGILAYSRQAELEADRIGLTLMAMAGYDPREAPKFWERMEAQTRNGRRPPEFLSTHPNPGRRIEQLKAELPKALQLYNQATGKQVSLN, encoded by the coding sequence ATGAAGAAAACAGCATTTGGTCTTGTAATTATGTTTCTCATGCTCATCGCTGCATGTACGCAAAATCCCATTACGGGAAAATCTAACTTTCTGTTGGTGAGCAATGAATCTTTGATCCCAATGGCTTTACAACAATATCAACAAGTTTTAAAAACTCAAAAACTTTCTACCAATAAAAAGCAAACTGCCATGGTGAAAACCGTGGGAAAAAATATACAAGGTGCTGTGGAAAGATATCTAAAAGCTCAAAATAAATTAGATTTTTTAAACGGCTACCAGTGGGAGTATAACTTAATCGAAGATAATCAATTAAATGCTTGGTGTATGCCAGGGGGCAAGGTAGCTTTCTATACTGGGATTATGCCCGTTTGCCAAAACGACAACGGTGTAGCTGTGGTTATGGGGCACGAAATCACCCATGCCTTGGCTCAGCATAGTGCTCAGCGTGCCACTCAGGCATTGATTGCTCAAGGTTTGCAAGTAGCTGGGAACATGGCTATAAACGATAATAGATATAGAAATGTGTTTAATTCGCTGTATCCCGTGGGTGCACAGGTAGGAATCTTGGCATACTCAAGACAAGCTGAATTAGAGGCAGATAGAATTGGGCTTACCTTAATGGCTATGGCAGGATATGACCCTAGAGAAGCTCCTAAATTCTGGGAACGAATGGAAGCTCAAACTCGCAACGGTCGTCGTCCGCCAGAGTTTCTCTCTACGCACCCTAACCCAGGTCGAAGAATTGAACAATTAAAGGCTGAACTGCCAAAAGCATTACAACTTTATAACCAAGCTACAGGCAAGCAGGTTAGCCTCAATTAA
- a CDS encoding M16 family metallopeptidase, whose protein sequence is MKKVLLGAFLAGASLLTNAQKIDYEEYDLSNGLHVILHKDTSAPTVITSVMYHVGAKDERPDRTGFAHFFEHLLFEGTENIKRGEWDKIVSSNGGQMNANTTDDRTYYYEIFPSNNLQLALWMESERMFHPVINQIGVDTQNEVVKEEKRMRVDNQPYGNMMKAIKENMFQKHPYKHTTIGEMEHLDAATLDEFKAFFKKFYIPNNAVLVVAGDFDVAQAKKWIQEYFGDIPAGPAIERPHIQEDPFTGQKEAKFYDPNIQAPMYILAFRTPSMKERDAYVLDMISQILSGGKTARLYKNMVDNNKIALEAASFNYGQEDYGTYMFYALPIGKTSKEQILKAFEKEIKDLQTNLISEREYQKVENSFENSFVNQNKNISGIASSLATNYMLYGDTSLINKEIEIYRSITREEIREVARKYFNLNQSLILEYLPEQKNDKK, encoded by the coding sequence ATGAAAAAAGTTTTATTGGGTGCATTTTTGGCGGGAGCAAGCCTTTTGACCAATGCACAAAAAATTGATTACGAGGAGTATGATTTATCTAATGGATTGCATGTAATTTTGCACAAAGATACTTCTGCACCTACGGTAATCACCTCGGTAATGTATCATGTGGGAGCCAAGGATGAGCGACCAGATAGAACAGGTTTTGCACACTTTTTTGAGCACCTTTTGTTTGAAGGAACCGAGAACATTAAGCGTGGCGAGTGGGACAAGATCGTTTCTTCTAACGGGGGACAAATGAATGCTAACACCACAGATGACCGTACTTATTATTACGAAATTTTTCCTTCAAATAATTTACAGTTAGCCCTTTGGATGGAATCAGAAAGAATGTTCCACCCAGTGATCAACCAAATTGGGGTAGATACCCAAAATGAGGTGGTGAAAGAAGAAAAGCGTATGCGTGTGGATAACCAACCTTACGGAAATATGATGAAGGCTATCAAAGAAAATATGTTCCAAAAACACCCATACAAGCACACTACCATTGGGGAAATGGAGCATTTAGATGCAGCAACTTTAGATGAGTTTAAAGCTTTCTTTAAGAAATTCTATATTCCAAACAATGCGGTGCTTGTCGTGGCAGGAGATTTTGATGTGGCACAGGCTAAAAAATGGATTCAAGAGTATTTTGGAGACATTCCAGCAGGACCAGCCATTGAGCGTCCGCACATTCAGGAAGATCCGTTTACTGGACAAAAAGAAGCTAAATTCTATGATCCAAATATCCAAGCCCCAATGTACATTTTGGCGTTCAGAACACCAAGTATGAAGGAGAGAGATGCTTATGTTCTAGACATGATTTCTCAAATCTTAAGCGGTGGAAAAACAGCGAGACTCTACAAAAATATGGTAGACAATAACAAGATTGCATTAGAAGCGGCTTCTTTCAATTATGGGCAAGAAGATTATGGTACTTATATGTTCTATGCTTTGCCTATCGGAAAAACAAGCAAGGAGCAAATCTTGAAAGCTTTTGAAAAAGAAATTAAAGATTTACAAACTAATTTAATTTCTGAGAGAGAATACCAAAAGGTGGAAAACTCTTTTGAAAATTCATTCGTAAATCAAAACAAAAACATTTCTGGTATCGCGAGTTCATTGGCTACCAATTATATGTTGTACGGAGACACTTCTTTAATCAACAAAGAAATTGAAATTTACCGTTCAATCACAAGAGAGGAAATTAGAGAAGTAGCAAGAAAATACTTCAATTTAAATCAATCTTTGATTTTGGAATATTTACCAGAACAAAAAAATGATAAAAAATAA
- a CDS encoding insulinase family protein: protein MKKLSIAILSALFVTACTSTKQAEKTAEPQTTTKVNKGIDRSVRPTPGPAPTVKITKPEEFKLANGLHVMVVENHKLPSVSFYLSMDNPPLLQGDKKGVSQMLSAIMGNGTSKISKDDFNEELEFYGANANVYASGASATTLTRYFPKVFDLVISAALDPRLSKTEFEKEKEKALENIRISEKNVQKVANDLRSALAFGKDHPYGEFTTEKTLQNVTFNDVKNYYNKYFSPENAYLVVVGDVTLAEVKKLVEKDLASWKPKGIKKVNYAKPQNLPNVQIDFIDMPNAVQTEIAALNVVDLKIKDKDYFAAVLANKILGGGADARLFANLREAHGWTYGAYSGISPDKEIGNFTATAAVRNAVTDSAVVEMMNEIKKIGKEPVTQEELDRAKATYIGSFVMNAQKPSVVANQALQIQVQGLPADFYENFIKNISAVTLEEVQAAAKKYFGAENSRIVVVGKAEDVLPGLEKLGYPINFYNRLGEKTGNPLKNQVAIPAGLTAQKVLADYVQAIGGAQKVKNIKSVKAAFTLEGAAPQPLEGEVLYYAPNLEKTVLKMNGAVIVTTIFDGKVEKTSGMMGNSEKSGKDVAEKSAKKGIVPQAFYTDKEAKLVGTATIDGKLAYKVEVPVGDLKTYEYYDAKSKLLVQNSVSVDTPQGPMEIITSYKDYKSVDGVKFAFVVTQEVAGQKIVTTMKNMEVNKGVSLADFK from the coding sequence ATGAAAAAATTATCAATCGCAATACTTTCCGCTTTATTTGTTACCGCTTGTACTTCGACTAAACAAGCAGAAAAGACAGCAGAACCACAAACTACAACCAAGGTGAACAAAGGAATCGATCGCTCGGTGAGACCTACGCCAGGTCCTGCACCTACAGTGAAAATCACTAAGCCAGAAGAGTTTAAATTAGCCAATGGATTGCATGTAATGGTGGTAGAAAACCACAAATTGCCATCTGTGAGCTTCTACTTATCTATGGATAATCCGCCATTGTTGCAAGGAGATAAAAAAGGAGTTTCTCAAATGCTAAGTGCTATTATGGGGAACGGAACTTCAAAGATTTCCAAAGACGATTTCAACGAAGAATTAGAGTTCTATGGAGCCAATGCCAATGTGTATGCTTCTGGAGCCAGTGCAACTACGCTTACTCGCTATTTTCCTAAAGTATTCGATTTAGTAATCAGTGCAGCATTAGACCCTCGTTTGTCTAAAACTGAATTTGAGAAAGAAAAAGAAAAAGCCTTAGAAAATATTAGAATTTCTGAGAAAAATGTTCAGAAAGTGGCAAACGACCTTCGTTCAGCTTTGGCATTTGGTAAAGATCACCCTTATGGTGAATTTACAACTGAAAAAACATTGCAAAATGTTACCTTCAACGATGTGAAAAACTATTATAATAAATATTTTTCACCAGAAAATGCATATTTAGTCGTAGTAGGAGATGTTACTTTGGCAGAAGTAAAGAAATTAGTAGAAAAAGATTTAGCCTCTTGGAAGCCAAAAGGCATCAAAAAAGTAAATTATGCCAAACCACAAAATTTACCAAATGTTCAAATCGATTTCATCGATATGCCAAATGCGGTGCAAACAGAAATCGCTGCTTTGAATGTGGTAGATTTAAAAATTAAAGACAAAGATTATTTTGCAGCCGTTTTAGCCAATAAAATTTTGGGAGGTGGAGCCGATGCAAGATTATTTGCTAATTTAAGAGAAGCTCACGGCTGGACTTATGGTGCTTATTCAGGAATTTCTCCAGACAAAGAAATCGGGAACTTTACAGCAACAGCAGCTGTGCGTAACGCCGTGACAGATAGTGCCGTTGTAGAAATGATGAACGAAATTAAGAAAATCGGAAAAGAGCCTGTAACGCAAGAAGAGCTTGACAGAGCAAAAGCTACTTACATTGGTTCTTTTGTGATGAATGCACAAAAACCTAGCGTGGTTGCTAACCAAGCATTACAAATCCAGGTTCAAGGATTACCTGCCGATTTCTACGAAAACTTTATCAAAAACATCAGTGCTGTAACTTTAGAAGAAGTGCAAGCTGCGGCTAAAAAATATTTTGGAGCAGAAAACTCTCGAATCGTAGTAGTAGGGAAAGCAGAAGATGTTTTGCCAGGATTAGAAAAATTAGGTTATCCAATTAATTTCTACAATCGTTTAGGCGAAAAAACTGGAAATCCACTTAAAAATCAAGTAGCAATTCCTGCGGGACTCACTGCACAAAAAGTTTTAGCAGATTATGTGCAAGCGATTGGTGGAGCTCAAAAAGTGAAAAACATTAAAAGTGTAAAAGCTGCCTTTACATTAGAAGGAGCCGCTCCACAACCACTTGAAGGAGAAGTTTTATACTACGCGCCAAACTTAGAAAAAACTGTTCTTAAAATGAACGGAGCCGTAATCGTTACCACCATTTTCGATGGAAAGGTTGAGAAAACTTCTGGCATGATGGGGAATTCAGAAAAATCTGGAAAAGATGTAGCAGAAAAATCTGCTAAAAAAGGAATTGTACCTCAAGCATTTTATACAGATAAAGAGGCTAAGCTAGTAGGCACAGCTACTATTGATGGAAAATTAGCTTACAAAGTTGAAGTGCCTGTGGGAGATTTAAAAACTTATGAATACTACGATGCCAAATCTAAATTATTGGTGCAAAATAGTGTTTCTGTAGATACACCACAAGGTCCGATGGAAATTATCACCTCTTACAAAGATTATAAATCTGTAGATGGAGTGAAATTTGCATTTGTTGTAACGCAAGAAGTAGCAGGGCAAAAAATAGTAACTACCATGAAAAACATGGAGGTGAACAAAGGCGTAAGCTTAGCAGATTTTAAATAA
- a CDS encoding DUF59 domain-containing protein, with translation MAELTNQQIHDLGEEMVKVFKTIYDPEIPVDIYELGLIYDAHISTAGEAKILMTLTTPNCPVAESLPAEVEEKIGNIDGVEKATVQITFDPPWSQELMSEEAKFELGML, from the coding sequence ATGGCAGAACTTACAAATCAACAAATACACGATTTGGGCGAAGAAATGGTAAAGGTATTTAAAACCATTTATGATCCAGAAATTCCAGTAGATATTTACGAATTAGGCTTAATTTATGATGCGCACATTAGCACAGCGGGCGAGGCTAAAATCTTGATGACGCTCACTACGCCCAATTGTCCCGTAGCCGAGTCGCTACCAGCCGAAGTAGAAGAAAAAATCGGAAATATCGACGGTGTAGAAAAAGCAACTGTGCAAATTACATTTGACCCGCCATGGTCGCAAGAGTTGATGAGCGAAGAAGCAAAATTTGAATTAGGAATGTTATAA
- a CDS encoding SPFH domain-containing protein codes for MITQFEFLGLELGLGAILFIIFVLSFFGLWFIVKQQTAVVVERLGKFHSVRNSGFNLKIPFVDQIAGRVSLKIQQLDVVVETKTKDDVFVKLKVSTQYLVIKDKVYDAFYKLDDPQSQITSYIFDVVRAEVPKLRLDDVFEKKDDIAIAVKSELQEAMNDYGYDIIKTLVTDIDPDEQVKHAMNRINASERQKIAAQYEGDAQRILIVEKAKAEAESKRLQGQGIADQRREIAKGLEESVNVLNRVGINSQEASALIVVTQHYDTLTAMGSSNKSNLILLPNSPSAAGDMLNNMVASFSAANVIGEEMKKKTRENIQDSDIL; via the coding sequence ATGATTACACAATTTGAATTTTTAGGACTAGAACTTGGCTTAGGAGCCATATTGTTCATCATCTTTGTCCTTAGTTTTTTTGGACTTTGGTTCATCGTAAAGCAACAAACCGCCGTAGTGGTAGAGCGTTTGGGGAAATTTCATAGCGTAAGAAATTCAGGTTTCAACTTGAAAATCCCTTTTGTGGATCAAATCGCTGGGCGTGTTTCGTTGAAAATCCAGCAATTGGATGTAGTGGTAGAAACTAAGACTAAAGATGATGTATTTGTGAAATTAAAAGTATCTACACAATATTTAGTAATAAAAGACAAAGTGTACGACGCCTTTTATAAATTAGACGATCCGCAATCACAAATTACCTCTTACATCTTTGATGTGGTGCGTGCCGAGGTACCAAAATTACGATTGGACGATGTTTTTGAGAAAAAGGACGATATTGCTATTGCGGTGAAATCTGAACTGCAAGAAGCTATGAACGATTATGGCTATGACATCATCAAAACTTTGGTGACAGATATTGATCCAGATGAGCAAGTAAAACACGCGATGAATCGCATCAATGCCTCTGAACGCCAGAAAATAGCAGCACAATACGAAGGAGATGCTCAGCGTATTTTAATCGTGGAGAAAGCAAAAGCCGAAGCCGAGAGTAAACGCCTCCAAGGGCAAGGGATTGCAGACCAGCGAAGAGAAATTGCTAAAGGTTTAGAAGAATCTGTAAATGTGCTAAATAGAGTGGGGATTAATTCTCAAGAAGCGTCTGCACTTATTGTGGTAACGCAACACTACGACACGCTCACCGCAATGGGCTCAAGCAATAAATCAAATTTGATTTTGTTGCCTAATTCGCCAAGTGCAGCAGGAGATATGTTGAATAACATGGTGGCTTCGTTTTCTGCGGCTAATGTGATAGGCGAGGAGATGAAAAAGAAAACACGCGAAAATATCCAAGATTCAGATATTTTATAA
- a CDS encoding (Fe-S)-binding protein, with product MLAQILFAIALLCGIGFFVFNVKKIKRNIWLGRKINRSDHKRKRWQKTMLIALGQSKMMARPVAGILHITAYLGFFIINIELLEIIIDGLFGSHRAFGFMGGFYDVLIGGFEILAALVLIAVTLFFVRRKLLPIQRFKILKGFPKTDAYLILIIEFFLMLAFLCMNAADFYLHQILGIDLAGSFPISKYLFSGFKNLNETTLFIIERTAWWFHILGILVFLNYLYYSKHLHILLAFPNVWYSKLQPKGELDNLESVKKEVALMMDPNIDPFSVTPEPSTETFGANDIFDLNRVQLLNAYTCTECGRCTAECPAHLTGKKLSPRKIMMKTRDRLEEVSKNIDKNKEFVPDNKTLLGDYISAEEIWACTSCNGCTQACPIEIDPLSIIINLRQYLVMEKSEAPTELNHMMQNIENNGAPWQFNNADRLNWVNDK from the coding sequence ATGCTTGCCCAAATTCTATTTGCCATAGCCCTATTGTGCGGAATCGGATTTTTCGTTTTTAATGTAAAAAAAATCAAAAGAAACATTTGGCTCGGTAGAAAAATCAATCGTAGCGACCACAAAAGGAAAAGATGGCAAAAAACAATGCTTATAGCACTTGGGCAATCAAAAATGATGGCTCGCCCTGTCGCTGGGATATTACACATCACAGCGTACTTGGGCTTTTTTATTATCAATATAGAGCTGCTCGAAATCATAATCGATGGGCTTTTTGGCTCCCACCGAGCTTTTGGATTCATGGGTGGTTTTTACGATGTTTTGATTGGCGGATTTGAGATTTTAGCAGCATTGGTACTTATTGCCGTAACGCTTTTTTTTGTCCGAAGAAAATTATTACCTATCCAGCGATTTAAAATTTTAAAAGGTTTCCCTAAAACAGATGCCTATCTTATTTTAATCATCGAATTTTTTCTAATGCTTGCGTTTCTGTGTATGAACGCCGCCGATTTCTATCTGCACCAAATCCTAGGCATTGATTTAGCAGGAAGTTTCCCTATTTCAAAATATCTATTTTCTGGATTTAAAAACTTAAACGAAACCACACTTTTCATCATTGAACGCACTGCGTGGTGGTTTCATATTTTGGGAATTTTAGTATTTTTAAATTATTTATATTATTCAAAGCACTTGCATATTTTGCTTGCCTTCCCTAATGTTTGGTATAGCAAATTGCAACCAAAAGGCGAATTAGACAATCTTGAAAGCGTAAAAAAAGAAGTAGCTCTCATGATGGATCCCAATATTGATCCGTTTTCGGTTACGCCAGAGCCAAGTACTGAGACTTTTGGGGCTAATGATATTTTTGATTTAAACCGAGTACAACTGCTGAATGCCTATACCTGCACCGAATGTGGAAGATGCACCGCAGAATGCCCCGCACACCTCACAGGCAAAAAGCTTTCGCCTCGAAAAATCATGATGAAAACGCGCGACCGATTGGAAGAAGTGAGCAAAAATATCGATAAAAACAAGGAATTTGTGCCAGATAACAAAACGCTACTTGGCGACTATATCTCTGCCGAAGAAATCTGGGCTTGCACCTCATGCAATGGTTGTACGCAAGCTTGCCCTATTGAGATTGATCCGCTTTCAATCATCATCAATCTGAGACAATATTTGGTCATGGAAAAATCGGAAGCCCCTACGGAACTTAATCACATGATGCAAAATATAGAGAACAACGGAGCTCCTTGGCAGTTCAACAATGCAGACCGATTGAATTGGGTGAATGATAAATAA
- a CDS encoding MlaD family protein — MKISKEIKIGLISVVSIVLFYWLFNFLNGKNFFTSGQIYYAVYENVDGLLPTKPVNVNGLKVGTVEDIKIVEGKEDIYFVVKMILNKKLHFSKNTVAEIYEPGLMAGKQIKLNIDYNGPEAQSGDTLVAANTQSLMTMLSNKLQPTQNKLDSVLTTLNATLGRFGNLADEETNQNLKHVLASLDQTIQSLGATSNSARALIQSTTKIADKIDGEVKQLSQNANNVMSTANSTLKKYGDVADKIEAANFEKTLANLESSSQELKQFLTKLDNSNGTLNKLINDPAFYNNLNETTKSLNTLLTDLKERPDKYIQFSIFGKKIRVKDTIK; from the coding sequence ATGAAAATAAGTAAGGAAATAAAAATCGGTTTAATCTCCGTTGTGAGTATCGTCCTATTTTATTGGCTTTTTAATTTCCTAAATGGTAAAAACTTCTTTACCTCTGGGCAGATTTACTATGCAGTATACGAAAATGTGGACGGGCTACTCCCTACCAAGCCTGTGAATGTGAACGGACTAAAGGTGGGAACTGTAGAAGATATTAAAATCGTAGAGGGGAAAGAAGATATTTATTTTGTAGTGAAAATGATACTTAATAAAAAATTACACTTTTCTAAAAATACAGTAGCAGAAATCTACGAACCTGGCTTAATGGCTGGAAAGCAAATAAAACTAAACATTGATTACAATGGTCCAGAAGCCCAAAGTGGCGACACGCTCGTTGCTGCAAATACGCAGTCTCTCATGACCATGTTATCAAACAAATTGCAACCCACTCAAAACAAGCTCGATAGCGTGCTCACTACTCTGAATGCTACTTTGGGCAGATTTGGAAACTTGGCAGACGAAGAAACCAATCAAAATTTAAAACATGTTTTAGCCAGTCTAGACCAAACCATTCAATCTCTTGGAGCCACTTCCAATAGTGCTCGCGCCCTTATTCAATCCACAACAAAAATTGCAGATAAAATTGACGGCGAGGTGAAACAACTTTCTCAAAACGCCAACAATGTGATGTCCACCGCAAACTCTACACTTAAAAAGTATGGTGATGTTGCCGACAAAATTGAAGCGGCTAATTTTGAAAAAACATTGGCAAATTTAGAATCTAGTTCTCAAGAACTGAAACAGTTTTTAACCAAACTAGACAACTCCAATGGAACGCTAAATAAGCTTATAAACGATCCTGCGTTTTACAACAACCTCAACGAAACTACCAAAAGTTTAAATACTCTTTTAACTGATTTAAAAGAACGCCCAGACAAATACATTCAGTTTTCAATTTTCGGAAAAAAAATTAGAGTAAAAGATACTATAAAATAA
- a CDS encoding N-acetylmuramoyl-L-alanine amidase family protein, producing MNFILKNISKTLLIIVLTFLFFPNAEAQKRNDKFVLVLDAGHGGHDTGARGVAANEKDVALDVTLRVGKLVKDYFKNDVKVIYTRSTDVFIPLAERADIANRNHADFFISIHCNSARPGAFGTETYALGSDPKRANSNFSIVKKENSVILLEDDHKEKYENFNGSPESLIGLTLMQNTHLDNSLKMAKYIEDNYINKDKRFSRGVKQAGFIVLWRTAMPSILTEIGFITNPEEGKYLASDEGKEKTAESIFNAIKAYKKAWDLRRGVNNVNETKKAEKPKIEPEKPVAGKVFKVQFLTSKRSFRQGAPQLKGLTNVEVLKDNGIYKYFYGKTSFKSKSDANLRHVKARGFPDAFVVEFTNDSIK from the coding sequence ATGAATTTTATTCTAAAAAATATTTCTAAAACATTACTCATCATAGTTTTAACTTTTCTATTTTTCCCAAACGCTGAAGCCCAAAAGCGAAATGACAAGTTTGTTTTGGTACTAGACGCTGGACACGGCGGGCATGATACTGGAGCACGAGGTGTAGCAGCCAATGAGAAAGATGTAGCCCTTGATGTTACCCTGCGTGTGGGAAAATTGGTGAAAGATTATTTTAAAAACGATGTAAAAGTAATATATACTCGCTCAACAGATGTTTTTATCCCCCTAGCAGAACGCGCCGATATAGCCAATAGGAATCATGCAGATTTCTTTATTTCAATTCACTGCAATTCGGCTCGTCCTGGCGCCTTTGGCACAGAAACTTATGCTTTAGGCTCTGATCCCAAACGAGCCAATTCCAATTTCAGTATTGTAAAAAAAGAAAACAGTGTAATCTTGCTTGAAGATGATCACAAAGAGAAATATGAAAACTTCAATGGCTCGCCCGAGTCTCTCATTGGGCTTACATTAATGCAAAACACGCATCTAGACAATAGCTTAAAAATGGCTAAATACATTGAAGATAACTATATTAATAAAGATAAAAGATTTAGCCGAGGTGTAAAGCAAGCTGGTTTTATCGTATTGTGGAGAACTGCCATGCCTTCTATTCTTACAGAAATTGGCTTTATTACCAACCCTGAAGAAGGGAAGTATCTTGCCTCCGATGAGGGAAAAGAGAAAACCGCAGAATCTATCTTTAATGCCATAAAAGCGTATAAAAAAGCGTGGGATTTAAGACGAGGTGTAAACAATGTAAACGAGACAAAAAAAGCTGAAAAACCTAAAATAGAACCAGAAAAACCCGTAGCAGGAAAAGTTTTTAAAGTTCAATTTTTAACGAGCAAAAGAAGTTTCAGGCAGGGAGCTCCCCAATTGAAAGGGCTCACAAATGTTGAAGTTTTAAAAGATAATGGCATTTATAAATACTTTTACGGGAAAACATCTTTTAAATCTAAAAGCGATGCCAACCTACGCCATGTAAAAGCCAGAGGATTCCCAGACGCTTTTGTAGTTGAGTTTACTAATGACAGTATAAAATAA